AGAAGGTGGATGTTGCCGGCAAGAAGGTCACCATCACCCATGAAGACCTGAAAAACCTCGACATGCCGGGTATGACCATGGTGTTCCGCGTGAAGGACGATGCCATCTTCGCCAAGCTCAAGGAAGGCGCCAACATCGAGTTCATCGCCGAACGCGCCGACGGCAAGCTTGTCGTCGCACAGGTGAAATAAGACAGTCGTCATCGCCGCAGAGTGAACGGAAGGGGCAGCGGGAAATCTCTGCCCCTTTTGTTACTTGGTGAATGCGCTTCCAGAAGGGTCTGGTTCCAGCGCCCTATCCAGCCGCGATTTGCCTGAAAGCGTCGAGGAAGTGATCATTCTCCTCGCGGGAGCCAATGCTGACACGAATGAAGGTGTCGAAGCCCGGTTGTTTCCATGGCTTCACGATGACGCCAAGGCGGAGCAGATTTTCCGCCACATGCACGGCGCTGACCCCGACATCGATGAAGAGGAAATTGCATTTCGACGGCGCCATGCGGTAACCCAGCCCCTTCAGTGCGCCTGCGACACGCCCGCGCTCCGTAAGAGCCAGTTCGACGGATTTCCGCAAGTGCGCTTCATCGTTGAGAGCGGCAATGGCCGAAGTCTGGGCGATGGCGTTGGTGTTAAAGGGCGTGCGGGCGCGGTTGAGAAAATCGCAGAGCTCCCCGCTACTGACGATGCCATAACCGATGCGGAGACCCGCAAGGCCGAAGGCTTTGGAGAAAGTGCGAAGGACCACCCAGTTCACATTCGCATCCCGCAGCATCTCGACAGCGGATGGATAGTTCTCGCCAGCCGCATATTCGGCATAGGCCTCGTCGATGACGACTATTGTGTCCTTGTCGAGCGCAGCGATGATCGTACCGAGTTCAGCCGGCGTCAGCCATGAACCAACGGGGTTCATCGGATTCGAGAAGATCAGCATGCGCGGTTTGCGTGCGATGGCCGCGAGCAATGCATCGACGTCGATCGTCAAATCGGACTTCACAGGCACACGGTCGATCACGCCGCCCATCAGCGTGGTGTAGTCTTCGTGCAGCGGGAAAGAGGGATAAAGCGTCGCGACCATATCGCCCTGGCGAACGATTGATCGGCAGATAACTGCAATCAGATCCTCCGAGCCGTTACCGAGGATCATCTGGCTGTCATCCACCTCGAACCGCGCAGCAAGCTGACCGCACAAGGCCCGCCCCTGCGGATCGGGATAGAGGCGCGCCAGTTCGCCGATATCGGGAAAAAGGTGACGTAGCGCAGGCGATGGCCCAAGCGGATTCTCGTTGGAGCCCAGCTTCGCGATGGTGCCAACGCCATATTTCGCCCGCACCTCTTCAATCGTCAGACCTGCATTGTAGGGGGCAATGGCGCGGATTTCGTCGCGAATGGGGCTTGAAGGCTTTTCCATTTTGCAGTCTCCATGAGATGCGGATGAACCAGTCATAAGCCCGCAAATCACATTCGTAAATATGTATAGACATTTTAAGACGAAAATGATGTCATCCTGGGTGAACAAACAAAGGGGCCGCCATGACTCAGCCGAACTTCGATCTCTCCGGCCGCCGTGCGCTTGTGACCGGCGCAAGCCGCGGCATCGGCCAGGCCATTGCCGTCGCCCTGGCGCAGGCTGGCGCCGATATCGCCATCACCGCACGCACGGTCGAGGCGCTCTCGGAAACGCATGCGCGCATCAGCAACCTTGGCCGACACTGCGTGACGCTCGCGCAGGACGTTCGCGACGTTGAAGCATGCACCCGCGTGACGACAGAAGCCGCGGAAAAACTTGGTGGCCTCGACATCCTCATCAACAACGCCGGCTTCGAAAACGTTCGCGCGTCGTTCGATGTTGACGAAGCACTTTGGGAGTCGATCCTTTCAACAAACCTGAAGGGCGCATTTTTCTGCGCGCAGGCAGCCGGCCGCATCATGGCCGAAAGCGGCGGGGGCGCCATCGTTAACCTCTGCTCGCTGACATCCTATGTCGGCATTCCAACCGCCGCTCCTTACGGCGCTTCGAAATCCGGGCTGCTGGGCATAACCCGCGCCCTTGCCAGTGAATGGGCGGCGCATGACATCAGGGTAAACGCGATTGCCCCGGGCTACTTCCGCACAGCCATGACGAAGGTTTTCTACGAAAATGACGATTGGCAATCGCGGATGCTGGAGAAGATCCCGCAACGACGCTTCGGCAAGGAGAGCGACATTGGCGGCGTTGCCGTTTTTCTCTGCAGCGATGCGGCCGCCTACATTACAGGTCATTGCATTCCGGTGGACGGCGGCTATCTGGCCTCGATCTGATGCGGACAAACCTCCCGTTGGAACGACTGTGAAATAGTACCGGATAGAGGTCTTCGGCGCTTGCCATTCGGCGCGATGAGAAACAAAGTCGCTGAATTGACCGATAAACTTTTCCGCACCTGCACAAATATTGCGCAACACGATTTCAGGCGAAAAATTACGCAAATCCAATTGACGCAGGTTGTACATATATGTATATACAAGTACATATAACCCGGCGACAACACATCGCCGAAGGCGTACAGACAGCTTTGAGGCGATTAGCGGCCATCAACGCGCGACAGGGGGAAATGTCATGGAGGCAGCAGCACTTCGTCCGGTCGATCCTTCCGCTGACCCCATCGCAGTATCCGTTAAGGACGTGGGAATGTCCTTCGGCAATGTTCATGCCGTCAAGCACGCCTCTTTTGATCTTCCCAAGGGCCGCTTCCTGACCATCCTGGGTCCTTCCGGTTCAGGCAAGACGACGCTGCTGCGGATGATTGCCGGCTTTGATCGCCCGACCAGCGGCGAAATCTTCATCAATGGACAGCCGGTCAGCGCCGTGCCGCCACACCAGCGCGCCATCGGTATGGTGTTCCAGAAGCTCGCGCTTTTTCCGCACATGACCGCCGCCGAAAACGTCGCCTTTCCCCTGAAAATGCGCCGACATGATGCCCGCACCATCCCTGAGAAGGTCGAGCGGTATCTCGACCTCGTTCGCCTCGGCGGTTACGGTGATCGCCGCATCAACGAACTCTCGGGCGGCCAGCAACAGCGTGTCGCCATTGCCCGCGCCCTGGTGTTCGAACCGGATCTGCTTTTGCTCGACGAGCCGCTCGCGGCACTTGATCGCAAGCTGCGCGAGGAAATGCAGCTGGAGTTCCGCCGTATTCAGAAG
This sequence is a window from Agrobacterium tumefaciens. Protein-coding genes within it:
- a CDS encoding histidinol-phosphate transaminase, producing the protein MEKPSSPIRDEIRAIAPYNAGLTIEEVRAKYGVGTIAKLGSNENPLGPSPALRHLFPDIGELARLYPDPQGRALCGQLAARFEVDDSQMILGNGSEDLIAVICRSIVRQGDMVATLYPSFPLHEDYTTLMGGVIDRVPVKSDLTIDVDALLAAIARKPRMLIFSNPMNPVGSWLTPAELGTIIAALDKDTIVVIDEAYAEYAAGENYPSAVEMLRDANVNWVVLRTFSKAFGLAGLRIGYGIVSSGELCDFLNRARTPFNTNAIAQTSAIAALNDEAHLRKSVELALTERGRVAGALKGLGYRMAPSKCNFLFIDVGVSAVHVAENLLRLGVIVKPWKQPGFDTFIRVSIGSREENDHFLDAFRQIAAG
- a CDS encoding copper-binding protein, translated to MKTIVNITLAAALLLTAPLAAFAQEFTKGTVKKVDVAGKKVTITHEDLKNLDMPGMTMVFRVKDDAIFAKLKEGANIEFIAERADGKLVVAQVK
- a CDS encoding ABC transporter ATP-binding protein, translated to MEAAALRPVDPSADPIAVSVKDVGMSFGNVHAVKHASFDLPKGRFLTILGPSGSGKTTLLRMIAGFDRPTSGEIFINGQPVSAVPPHQRAIGMVFQKLALFPHMTAAENVAFPLKMRRHDARTIPEKVERYLDLVRLGGYGDRRINELSGGQQQRVAIARALVFEPDLLLLDEPLAALDRKLREEMQLEFRRIQKELGVTTINVTHDQREALVVSDEVIVMNDGEIQQKARPVEAYRAPSNAFVANFIGVTNFIEGSVAEVAPTNVTITAAGINLVGVASDENVAVGAACAGAVRAEQIRIAPTNGRLEGLSTVVDGKVEDCIFEGERVVYEIRVQALGGVVMRVFDHDPESHLQFAPGDDVRLGWNARDMHIFQK
- a CDS encoding SDR family NAD(P)-dependent oxidoreductase, which gives rise to MTQPNFDLSGRRALVTGASRGIGQAIAVALAQAGADIAITARTVEALSETHARISNLGRHCVTLAQDVRDVEACTRVTTEAAEKLGGLDILINNAGFENVRASFDVDEALWESILSTNLKGAFFCAQAAGRIMAESGGGAIVNLCSLTSYVGIPTAAPYGASKSGLLGITRALASEWAAHDIRVNAIAPGYFRTAMTKVFYENDDWQSRMLEKIPQRRFGKESDIGGVAVFLCSDAAAYITGHCIPVDGGYLASI